A window of the Thalassospira sp. TSL5-1 genome harbors these coding sequences:
- the rfbD gene encoding dTDP-4-dehydrorhamnose reductase, which translates to MTMNPLNAIFELPVRKYVLLLGAGGQLGQECAAQLAEQGISLFAPPRHDLDLVELSPMLHAIKAHPPAVVVNAAAFTDVDGAETLRTEARQINAEVPGLLAEVVADMGVRLIHVSTDFVFSGEGSSPYFESDRTGPVNWYGATKRAGERAVRMSAPETVILRTAWLHGRHRRCFVQAMAEKLARGEQISAVNDRFGSPTSAVMLASHIIRLCQRIIAGDAIEAGIFHCAGIGGASPYDIALEIADHVGADRGLVAPVSAANRNEIAARPPFAVLDCSKIARHLQLPCQPWPQGLAQTLTQSGIPEGKIA; encoded by the coding sequence ATGACAATGAACCCGTTAAACGCCATTTTCGAACTGCCGGTTCGCAAATATGTCCTGTTATTGGGCGCGGGCGGCCAATTGGGGCAGGAATGCGCCGCACAATTGGCAGAGCAGGGCATTTCCCTGTTTGCGCCGCCCCGCCATGATCTTGATCTGGTCGAACTGTCGCCAATGTTACACGCGATAAAAGCACATCCCCCGGCGGTGGTGGTGAATGCGGCAGCATTTACCGATGTTGACGGGGCGGAAACCCTTCGGACAGAGGCACGCCAGATCAATGCGGAAGTGCCGGGCCTTTTGGCCGAAGTCGTGGCTGACATGGGTGTGCGCCTGATCCATGTATCGACCGATTTTGTTTTTTCAGGTGAGGGTTCCAGCCCTTATTTTGAAAGTGACAGGACCGGACCAGTCAATTGGTATGGTGCGACAAAACGGGCAGGGGAGCGTGCGGTGCGTATGTCGGCCCCTGAGACAGTGATTTTGCGAACTGCGTGGTTACATGGCCGTCATCGTCGGTGTTTTGTTCAGGCAATGGCCGAAAAGCTGGCGCGCGGTGAACAAATTTCCGCTGTGAATGACCGGTTTGGTTCGCCCACCTCGGCGGTGATGCTGGCCTCCCACATTATCCGCCTGTGCCAGCGCATTATTGCGGGTGACGCCATTGAAGCCGGGATCTTCCATTGTGCCGGGATTGGCGGGGCCAGCCCCTATGACATCGCATTGGAAATTGCCGATCATGTCGGGGCGGATCGTGGTTTGGTTGCGCCAGTTTCGGCGGCAAACCGCAATGAAATCGCCGCCCGCCCGCCATTTGCCGTGCTCGATTGCAGCAAAATCGCCCGTCATTTGCAGTTGCCCTGCCAACCCTGGCCGCAGGGGTTGGCTCAAACCCTGACGCAATCGGGCATTCCAGAGGGGAAAATCGCATGA